Proteins from one Mycteria americana isolate JAX WOST 10 ecotype Jacksonville Zoo and Gardens chromosome 1, USCA_MyAme_1.0, whole genome shotgun sequence genomic window:
- the CLDN34 gene encoding claudin-34, giving the protein MSSLVSTSHLQLAAFALGTVGWILCTVSMGIVEWRVWHVGNTTVISSGIAWVGIWKVCFISYLHVSPGYKEQFCHKFSGYDSSIPREIYAAQGLLLIAMCMGLLGLTATIFALRNVCMGITYKTLITRFFLVGGCFYILAGLCVLIPVSWNFYSVTHNQSIAFPPSYYMPSSPAAQEAGAAIPIGIVAVILLLLSGTFCLSYRFPVTANAIMES; this is encoded by the coding sequence ATGAGCTCCCTGGTCAGCACCTCGCACCTCCAGCTAGCCGCCTTTGCTCTGGGTACGGTAGGCTGGATCCTGTGCACCGTTTCAATGGGAATCGTGGAATGGAGAGTGTGGCACGTGGGCAACACCACCGTCATCTCCTCTGGCATTGCCTGGGTGGGGATTTGGAAAGTCTGCTTCATCAGTTACCTTCACGTCTCACCTGGCTATAAAGAACAGTTCTGCCATAAATTCAGTGGCTATGACTCCTCCATCCCCCGTGAAATTTATGCTGCTCAGGGTCTCCTGTTGATCGCCATGTGCATGGGCTTGCTGGGACTGACTGCCACGATATTTGCTCTGAGAAATGTTTGTATGGGAATCACTTACAAAACTCTCATTACCCGTTTCTTCCTGGTGGGTGGCTGCTTCTACATATTGGCCGGTCTGTGCGTCCTGATTCCTGTGAGCTGGAATTTCTATTCTGTAACACACAACCAGAGCattgcttttcctccttcttacTACATGCCCTCCAGCCCAGCGGCACaggaagctggtgctgccatTCCTATTGGGATTGTAGCTGTCATCCTTCTGCTGCTTAGTGGGACTTTCTGTCTCTCGTACAGATTTCCAGTGACCGCAAACGCTATCATGGAATCCTGA